The following proteins come from a genomic window of Macadamia integrifolia cultivar HAES 741 chromosome 14, SCU_Mint_v3, whole genome shotgun sequence:
- the LOC122061682 gene encoding aspartic proteinase NANA, chloroplast-like: MSWLQSLFQFLFLLYIFINGFSANHPIFVAANRSSAVHFEMIHRHDPTVLGEKILNRSESIKELFHVDKRRMEMIVAHYNTLPMERRRTTQVKGVKKGVGRTSHGNGKGVKGVKKVGVLGRDNSSFSLPIRSGSYAHLGSYFVSLKVGTPAQIFLLVVDTGSSLTWMDCKVKCLDPKQGTYCNRKVNPKKRIFHSERSRTFRTVPCSSNMCRQNFTQLMSVMECPTAKSPCAYQYNYVDGMSKGIFAYDSVTVTLSNGQKKKIHDMLIGCNQVWKTSNPIGLSNGDGIMGLGFNTHSFGPRVFDDFHGKFSYCLMDRFSDKRVTNYLTFGNRRREEMPSNMKFTELGLVGDFYAVQVTGIYVDGVKLNIPAEIWNFDKGSGMIIDSGFTLTSWVREAYEPIMNALEKPLLKHFRKVNNENFDSCFSVINTDKMGNEVAIDESLIPKFEIEFKFGVRFKAPVKSYFIYVDENVNCIGFVKSPDRDESGSHDYFSILGNVMQQNHMWEFNPFTNQLGFAPSTCELRHHHA; this comes from the coding sequence ATGTCGTGGTTGCAGTCCCTCTTCCAATTTTTATTCCTTCTCTACATTTTCATCAATGGGTTTTCTGCGAATCATCCCATATTCGTGGCCGCCAATAGATCATCTGCAGTTCACTTCGAGATGATCCACAGACATGATCCAACGGTTTTGGGTGAGAAAATCTTAAATCGCTCCGAAAGCATCAAGGAGCTCTTTCACGTCGATAAACGTCGCATGGAGATGATTGTCGCCCACTACAATACATTACCAATGGAGAGGAGGAGGACAACTCAAGTGAAAGGGGTGAAAAAAGGTGTTGGAAGAACATCTCATGGGAATGGGAAAGGTGTGAAAGGTGTGAAAAAAGTTGGTGTTCTTGGGAGGGACAactcttctttctccctcccaATTAGGTCTGGTTCCTATGCTCACTTGGGTTCCTACTTTGTGTCTCTCAAAGTAGGAACACCAGCTCAGATATTCCTATTGGTAGTAGATACAGGGAGCAGCCTCACCTGGATGGATTGCAAAGTCAAATGTCTTGATCCCAAACAAGGAACTTATTGCAATAGAAAAGTGAACCCAAAGAAGAGAATCTTCCATTCGGAACGTTCTAGAACATTCCGAACCGTACCATGTTCTAGTAATATGTGTCGTCAAAATTTTACCCAGCTCATGTCTGTGATGGAGTGTCCGACGGCGAAATCCCCATGCGCATATCAATACAATTACGTCGACGGGATGTCAAAGGGAATCTTCGCCTACGACTCAGTGACTGTCACcctatccaatggtcaaaagAAGAAGATCCATGATATGTTGATTGGATGCAATCAAGTGTGGAAAACAAGCAATCCGATTGGTTTAAGCAATGGTGATGGAATCATGGGTTTGGGTTTCAATACACATTCCTTTGGTCCTAGAGTATTTGAtgacttccatggaaaattctCCTATTGTTTGATGGACCGGTTTAGTGACAAACGTGTGACCAATTATCTCACCTTCGGCAATCGCCGCCGCGAAGAGATGCCATCGAACATGAAATTCACCGAACTTGGCCTCGTTGGAGACTTTTACGCCGTCCAAGTGACCGGAATCTATGTAGATGGAGTGAAGCTGAACATCCCGGCCGAAATTTGGAACTTTGACAAGGGAAGTGGTATGATAATAGACTCCGGTTTTACCTTAACCTCATGGGTTAGAGAAGCGTATGAACCCATTATGAACGCCCTTGAGAAACCATTGCTTAAGCACTTTCGTAAggtaaataatgaaaattttgactCTTGCTTCAGTGTGATTAACACTGACAAGATGGGCAACGAGGTGGCAATCGATGAGTCGTTGATTCCTAAGTTTGAAATTGAGTTCAAGTTTGGGGTTCGATTTAAGGCACCGGTGAAGAGCTATTTTATTTACGTAGACGAAAATGTGAATTGTATTGGATTTGTTAAGTCACCAGACAGAGACGAGAGTGGGTCCCACGATTACTTTTCTATCCTTGGAAACGTAATGCAACAGAATCATATGTGGGAGTTTAATCCATTTACCAATCAACTCGGATTTGCACCTTCTACTTGTGAGCTTCGCCATCACCATGCGTAG